From one Neofelis nebulosa isolate mNeoNeb1 chromosome 4, mNeoNeb1.pri, whole genome shotgun sequence genomic stretch:
- the LOC131511055 gene encoding putative gustatory receptor clone PTE01, whose protein sequence is MLSQLRNVAKFPSSVNTLFVNCMHPKHSHTDGFLYTCFCYVNSHLFSKSCLCSVEPDNLTDVLEFLLLGFSDDPERQPLTFSLFLSMYVVTMLGNLLIILAVSSDSHLHTPMYVFLSILSVADIGFTSTTVPKVILDIQTHNRVISHAGCLIQLSFFYLFGCLDSVLLTVMAYDRFVAICYPLYYPVIMNPRLCRLLILVSFLISLLDSQLQCLIVSQLTFCTNVEIPHFFCDPPQLLKLSCNDISTNEIFMYFIGGIFAGIPVSGILFSYTRILSSVLRVPSTGGKYKALSTCGSHLSVVCLFYGTGLGVYLGSTVSHSPRKDAVASVMYAVVAPMLNPFIYSLRNRDIKRALQRLLNRTA, encoded by the coding sequence ATGTTGTCACAACTGAGAAATGTTGCTAAATTTCCCTCAAGTGTGAATACTTTATTTGTGAATTGCATGCATCCAAAGCATAGCCACACTGATGGATTCCTGTATACTTGTTTCTGTTATGTAAACtctcatttattttccaaaagctGTCTCTGCTCTGTGGAACCAGATAATCTAACAGATGTGTTGGAGTTCCTCCTCCTGGGGTTCTCAGATGATCCAGAACGGCAGCCTCTAACCTTCAGCCTGTTCCTGTCCATGTATGTGGTCACCATGCTAGGGAATCTGCTCATCATCCTGGCTGTCAGCTCTGACTCCCACCTCCACACTCCGATGTACGTCTTCCTTTCCATCCTGTCCGTGGCTGACATCGGTTTCACATCTACCACAGTCCCGAAGGTGATTTTGGACATTCAGACTCATAACCGAGTGATCTCCCATGCGGGCTGCCTGattcagttgtcttttttttatctttttggctGTTTGGACAGTGTACTCTTAACCGTGATGGCCTATGATCGGTTTGTAGCTATTTGCTATCCTCTGTACTACCCAGTCATCATGAACCCCCGCCTCTGTCGCCTGCTGATTCTGGTGTCTTTTTTGATCAGCCTTCTGGACTCTCAGCTGCAATGCCTCATTGTGTCACAACTTACCTTCTGCACAAACGTGGAAATTCCCCATTTCTTCTGTGACCCTCCTCAACTCCTCAAGCTTTCCTGTAATGATATTTCCACCAATgaaatattcatgtattttattgGTGGCATCTTTGCTGGTATTCCAGTCTCAGGGATCCTTTTCTCTTATACACGAATTCTTTCCTCCGTTCTGAGAGTCCCATCAACAGGTGGGAAGTACAAAGCCTTGTCCACCTGTGGCTCTCACCTGTCggttgtttgcttattttatggAACAGGTCTTGGGGTGTACCTGGGATCGACTGTCTCACATTCTCCCAGGAAGGATGCAGTGGCCTCCGTGATGTATGCTGTGGTTGCTCCCATGCTGAATCccttcatctacagcctgaggaacaggGACATCAAGAGGGCCTTGCAGAGGCTCCTTAACAGAACAGCCTAG